From one Catellatospora sp. IY07-71 genomic stretch:
- a CDS encoding ABC transporter ATP-binding protein, whose product MIYARGLVKRFGEFTAVDGIDLEVAPGEAFGFLGPNGAGKSSTMRMIGCVSRPTAGELRILDMDPVREGPAIRGRLGVCPQTDNLDPDLTVFENLTTYARYFGIPRPEARRRAAELLEFVQLTEKSGSTVDPLSGGMKRRLSIARAMINEPDLVLLDEPTTGLDPQARHLLWERLFRLKQRGVTLVLTTHYMDEAEQLCDRLVVMDAGKIVAEGSPRHLIETHSTREVVELRFGDEPPAAYVEKLAGIGQRLDPLPDRLLLYSDDGDGAVDEVHRRGFTPSSVLVRRATLEDVFLILTGRTLVD is encoded by the coding sequence ATGATCTACGCCCGCGGCCTCGTCAAACGGTTCGGTGAGTTCACCGCGGTCGACGGGATCGACCTGGAGGTGGCGCCGGGTGAGGCGTTCGGCTTCCTGGGCCCGAACGGCGCGGGCAAGTCCTCCACCATGCGCATGATCGGCTGCGTCTCCCGGCCGACCGCCGGTGAGCTGCGCATCCTCGACATGGACCCGGTGCGGGAGGGCCCGGCGATCCGCGGGCGGCTCGGCGTCTGCCCGCAGACCGACAACCTCGACCCGGACCTGACCGTCTTCGAGAACCTGACCACGTACGCGCGCTACTTCGGCATCCCGCGCCCCGAGGCCCGCCGCCGCGCCGCCGAGCTGCTGGAGTTCGTCCAGCTCACGGAGAAGTCCGGGAGCACCGTCGACCCGCTGTCGGGCGGCATGAAGCGGCGGCTGTCCATCGCCCGCGCGATGATCAACGAGCCCGACCTGGTGCTGCTCGACGAGCCGACCACCGGGCTGGACCCGCAGGCCCGGCACCTGCTCTGGGAGCGGCTGTTCCGGCTCAAGCAGCGCGGCGTGACGCTGGTGCTGACCACGCACTACATGGACGAGGCCGAGCAGCTGTGCGACCGGCTGGTGGTGATGGACGCGGGCAAGATCGTGGCCGAGGGCTCGCCGCGTCACCTGATCGAGACGCACTCCACCCGTGAGGTGGTCGAGCTGCGCTTCGGCGACGAGCCCCCCGCGGCGTACGTGGAGAAGCTCGCCGGGATCGGGCAGCGCCTCGACCCGCTGCCGGACCGGCTGCTGCTCTACAGCGACGACGGCGACGGGGCGGTCGACGAGGTGCACCGGCGCGGGTTCACCCCGTCGAGCGTGCTGGTGCGCCGCGCCACGCTGGAGGACGTGTTCCTCATCCTCACCGGCCGGACGCTGGTCGACTGA
- the dnaG gene encoding DNA primase: protein MAGGRIRDEDIALVRERSSIVDVAGEQVTLKNAGGGNLKGLCPFHDEKTPSFTVSQARNVWFCHGCGEGGDVINFVQKIDHLSFIEAVERLADRAGLELRRVEGGPAPARPQAGQRQRLVAAHVAAQEFYAEQLLTPGARAAREFLAERGFDRAAAQRYGCGFAPAEWDLLVRHLRQKGFSAAEMETAGLARPARSGSLVDRFRRRLLWPIRDVSGDVIGFGARKLFDDDDGPKYLNTPETPLYKKSHVLYGIDQAKREIAKQGRAVIVEGYTDVMACHLAGVTTAVATCGTSFGADHIGVLRRLLLDTDAFAGEIIFTFDGDAAGQKAALRAFGDDQRFVSQTFIAVSPDSMDPCELRLAKGDLAVRDLVASREPLIAFALRSTLARYDLDTVEGRVAALRATAPMVAKIKDRSLLTGYAQKLAGDIGVDVDQVRTAVRNAGSEGAAVPAPRPSALAPDNPRLVVEREALKLAVQQPVLAGPVFDAVDETHYAHPPYRDVRAAIGAAGGASAGVAGAGWVNSVRDACPDLAAQMLVMELAVEPVRYDGEPDSAYLHVVLARLQLAGLHQRIGEVKSRLQRINPVTEADEYRARFTELVALEQHSRALKEKAAGGL, encoded by the coding sequence ATGGCCGGGGGTCGGATCCGCGATGAGGACATCGCGCTCGTACGGGAGCGCAGCTCGATCGTGGACGTGGCCGGTGAGCAGGTCACGCTGAAGAACGCGGGCGGCGGCAACCTGAAGGGGCTGTGCCCGTTCCACGACGAGAAGACGCCGTCGTTCACCGTGTCGCAGGCGCGCAACGTGTGGTTCTGCCACGGCTGCGGCGAGGGCGGTGACGTGATCAACTTCGTACAGAAGATCGATCACCTGTCCTTCATCGAGGCGGTGGAGCGGCTCGCCGACCGGGCCGGTCTGGAGCTGCGCCGGGTCGAGGGCGGCCCGGCCCCGGCGCGCCCGCAGGCCGGTCAGCGGCAGCGCCTGGTCGCCGCGCACGTCGCGGCCCAGGAGTTCTACGCCGAGCAGCTGCTGACGCCGGGGGCGCGGGCGGCGCGGGAGTTCCTGGCCGAGCGCGGGTTCGACCGGGCGGCGGCGCAGCGCTACGGCTGCGGGTTCGCCCCGGCGGAGTGGGACCTGCTGGTCCGGCATCTGCGGCAGAAGGGCTTCAGCGCGGCCGAGATGGAGACCGCGGGTCTGGCCCGCCCGGCGCGCTCGGGCAGCCTGGTGGACCGGTTCCGGCGGCGGCTGCTGTGGCCGATCCGGGACGTGTCGGGCGACGTGATCGGGTTCGGCGCCCGCAAGCTGTTCGACGACGACGACGGCCCGAAGTACCTGAACACCCCCGAGACGCCGCTGTACAAGAAGTCGCACGTGCTCTACGGCATCGACCAGGCCAAGCGGGAGATCGCCAAGCAGGGCCGGGCGGTGATCGTCGAGGGGTACACCGACGTCATGGCCTGCCACCTGGCCGGGGTGACCACGGCCGTGGCGACCTGCGGGACCTCGTTCGGGGCGGACCACATCGGGGTGCTGCGGCGGCTGCTGCTGGACACCGACGCGTTCGCCGGAGAGATCATCTTCACCTTCGACGGCGACGCCGCCGGGCAGAAGGCCGCACTGCGCGCGTTCGGCGACGACCAGCGCTTCGTCTCACAGACCTTCATCGCGGTCAGCCCCGACAGCATGGACCCGTGCGAGCTGCGCCTGGCCAAGGGCGATCTGGCGGTACGCGACCTGGTGGCCAGCCGGGAGCCGCTGATCGCGTTCGCGCTGCGCTCCACGCTGGCCCGCTACGACCTGGACACGGTCGAGGGCCGGGTGGCGGCGCTGCGCGCGACCGCGCCGATGGTCGCCAAGATCAAAGACAGATCACTGCTCACCGGGTATGCACAGAAGCTCGCCGGGGACATCGGCGTCGACGTGGACCAGGTCCGTACGGCCGTGCGCAACGCGGGCAGCGAAGGCGCGGCCGTCCCGGCGCCCCGCCCGTCCGCGCTCGCGCCGGACAACCCGCGCCTGGTGGTCGAGCGTGAGGCGCTCAAGCTGGCCGTCCAGCAGCCGGTGCTGGCCGGGCCGGTGTTCGACGCGGTCGACGAGACCCACTACGCGCACCCGCCGTACCGCGACGTCCGCGCGGCGATCGGCGCCGCGGGCGGTGCCAGCGCCGGGGTGGCCGGGGCCGGCTGGGTGAACAGCGTGCGTGACGCGTGCCCCGACCTGGCCGCGCAGATGCTGGTCATGGAGTTGGCGGTGGAGCCGGTCCGCTACGACGGCGAGCCCGACTCGGCATACCTGCACGTGGTGCTCGCCCGGTTGCAGCTCGCGGGGCTGCACCAGCGCATCGGCGAGGTCAAGTCGCGGCTGCAGCGCATCAACCCGGTGACCGAGGCCGACGAGTACCGTGCCCGTTTCACCGAACTCGTGGCCCTGGAGCAGCACTCCCGGGCGCTCAAGGAGAAGGCCGCCGGAGGGCTGTGA